Proteins encoded by one window of uncultured Draconibacterium sp.:
- a CDS encoding efflux RND transporter periplasmic adaptor subunit yields MKTIKQSTSMAVIAILFIFSACSNQQGSNPMMGGQVGEYLVQEITPQNITLYKDFPATLEGEQTVEIRPRVAGYIEKIFVDEGDYVKKGQLLFQLNANDIRAQVRSAEAQVKVAESQVATAKIELEKTRPLVEKDIVSDFQLESVKTSLQSAEAQLAQANANLANAKANLSYTMISSPTDGFIGTFPYRVGSLVSSSVTQPLTTVSNTASMRAYFSINEKAFLQLTKNLEGNTTTEKLANLPDVDLILPDQSVYPQKGKIEIASGIVDPQTGAINMRASFPNVEGDLRSGGSGNIRLPEYRKNVLLVPQPASYEIQGKHFVYVANSENKIVNTEIQVIVGDLKDVFVVTSGLKAGDKIVLEGITTLRDGMEIKPKLAGQKAVAENNQPSNN; encoded by the coding sequence ATGAAAACAATTAAGCAATCCACAAGTATGGCAGTTATTGCCATTCTCTTTATTTTCTCAGCCTGCTCTAACCAGCAAGGGAGTAACCCGATGATGGGCGGACAGGTTGGCGAGTACCTGGTTCAGGAAATTACGCCACAGAATATTACCCTTTACAAAGATTTTCCGGCTACACTTGAAGGCGAACAAACCGTTGAAATTCGACCGAGAGTAGCAGGTTACATCGAGAAAATTTTTGTTGACGAAGGCGACTATGTAAAAAAAGGCCAGCTTCTTTTTCAATTAAATGCCAACGATATTCGGGCACAGGTAAGATCGGCCGAAGCTCAGGTAAAAGTAGCTGAGTCGCAAGTGGCCACAGCAAAAATTGAATTGGAAAAAACAAGACCACTGGTAGAAAAAGACATTGTCAGCGATTTCCAACTGGAATCAGTTAAAACTTCATTACAAAGTGCCGAGGCGCAACTGGCACAAGCCAACGCCAATTTAGCTAATGCAAAAGCCAACCTCAGTTATACAATGATAAGCAGCCCAACCGACGGATTTATCGGGACATTCCCTTACCGGGTTGGAAGTTTGGTAAGCAGTTCAGTTACACAGCCACTTACAACTGTTTCAAATACAGCTAGTATGCGTGCTTATTTCTCTATCAACGAAAAAGCATTTCTGCAACTTACTAAAAACCTGGAAGGAAATACCACCACCGAAAAACTGGCAAACCTGCCGGATGTTGACCTCATTCTTCCCGATCAATCGGTTTATCCGCAAAAAGGTAAAATTGAAATTGCCAGCGGAATTGTTGATCCGCAAACCGGTGCCATAAATATGCGTGCTTCGTTCCCCAATGTCGAAGGTGATTTGCGCTCAGGAGGAAGCGGAAATATTCGTTTGCCCGAATACCGCAAAAATGTTTTGCTCGTTCCCCAACCAGCCAGTTACGAAATACAGGGTAAACATTTTGTTTACGTTGCCAACAGCGAAAATAAAATTGTGAATACTGAGATACAGGTTATTGTCGGCGATTTAAAAGACGTTTTTGTTGTTACGTCGGGACTTAAAG
- a CDS encoding MarR family transcriptional regulator yields the protein MRTQEPLTYLLGQTMKLVRFKLMAKFKENNLDLTLEQFVVLHYINENSESTQQDLANHFLRDKSIVTRQINTLIDLGYIERTQDEVDKRKKNLKLTKQGLDMFDLMKAKSVEVSSELLDGISQEELTNFENVISKIQQNTGFKECLSCCNQAIK from the coding sequence ATGAGAACACAAGAGCCATTGACCTATCTACTTGGGCAAACGATGAAATTAGTGCGCTTCAAGTTAATGGCAAAGTTTAAGGAAAACAATTTAGATCTTACTCTGGAACAATTCGTTGTGCTGCATTATATCAACGAAAATTCAGAATCTACACAACAAGATCTGGCAAATCACTTTCTGCGCGACAAATCAATTGTTACCCGGCAAATTAATACCCTAATTGATTTGGGTTATATTGAGCGGACACAAGACGAGGTTGACAAGCGAAAGAAAAATCTTAAGCTCACAAAACAAGGTCTTGATATGTTTGATTTAATGAAAGCCAAATCGGTTGAAGTTTCGTCAGAACTTTTGGATGGTATTTCTCAGGAAGAGCTAACAAATTTTGAAAATGTCATTTCCAAGATCCAGCAAAATACGGGCTTTAAAGAATGCCTGTCGTGCTGTAACCAAGCAATTAAATAA
- the nifH gene encoding nitrogenase iron protein — translation MRKIAIYGKGGIGKSTTTQNTVAGLVEAGKNVKVVGCDPKADSTRLLLGGLAQKTVLDTLREEGEDVELEDIVKVGYGGVRCVESGGPEPGVGCAGRGIITSINMLEQLGAWDEKFELDYTFYDVLGDVVCGGFAMPIREGKAEEIYIVVSGEMMAMYAANNICKGIKKYAQAGGVRLGGLICNSRKVDNESQMIEELAKRLGTQMIHFVPRDNMVQQAEINRKTVIDFKSDHPQADEYRALAKAIDENELFVIPEPLEIEELEKLLIDFGIAS, via the coding sequence ATGAGAAAGATTGCAATTTATGGAAAGGGTGGAATTGGTAAATCAACCACAACCCAAAATACTGTAGCAGGTTTAGTTGAAGCAGGTAAAAATGTAAAAGTAGTGGGTTGCGACCCTAAAGCTGACTCAACCCGATTATTGTTGGGTGGTTTGGCTCAGAAAACAGTGTTGGATACACTTCGCGAAGAAGGTGAAGATGTAGAGTTGGAAGACATTGTAAAAGTAGGATACGGCGGTGTTCGTTGTGTTGAATCAGGTGGTCCTGAACCAGGTGTAGGATGTGCCGGTCGTGGTATCATTACTTCTATTAACATGCTGGAGCAGTTAGGTGCATGGGATGAAAAATTCGAATTGGACTACACTTTCTACGATGTACTTGGTGACGTTGTTTGTGGTGGTTTCGCTATGCCAATTCGCGAAGGAAAAGCTGAAGAGATCTACATTGTAGTATCGGGAGAGATGATGGCTATGTATGCTGCCAACAACATCTGTAAAGGTATTAAAAAGTATGCTCAGGCAGGTGGTGTTCGTTTAGGCGGATTGATCTGTAACTCACGTAAAGTAGACAACGAGTCGCAAATGATCGAGGAGTTGGCAAAACGTTTGGGTACTCAAATGATCCACTTCGTACCTCGCGATAATATGGTTCAACAAGCTGAGATTAACCGTAAGACAGTTATCGATTTCAAATCAGATCATCCACAGGCCGACGAGTACCGTGCATTAGCAAAAGCTATCGACGAGAACGAATTGTTCGTAATTCCTGAGCCACTGGAAATTGAAGAGTTAGAGAAATTGTTGATCGATTTCGGTATTGCCAGCTAA